GCGCCGCCGGAGCTCGGCCGCGCCGTAACCGGTGCCGGCGCCGGCGTCCAGGATCACCGCCGGCTGGTGCTTGATGTAGTCCAGCCGTTCCGCCATGCGGTCGGAGACTTCGCGCTGCAGCACCGCGGCGGAATCGTAGCTGGCCGCGGCCTTTTCGAACGAGGCGCGCACGCGCGCCTTGTCGGTGTAAAACGCTTCACTCATGCCTGGGTTTCCAGATGCTCGGCAAGCGCGCGCACGAAATCCTGTTCATGCGACAGGAAGGGGGCGTGCGACGCTTGCGGGAATTCATAAAGGACGGCGTCGGGCAGCGACTCGGCCAGCCAGCGGCCGGCGCCGATCGGGGTGATGGCGTCGCGCGCGCCGTAGAACAGCGCGGCCGGGCACTGGATGCGGCCGGCCAGCGCGCGCGCGTCGGCCTCCAGCAGCAGCCCCAGCGCCGGCAGCAGGCCCTGCGGCCGGCCATGGGAAAACAGTTCGCCGCGCAAGGCCTTCAGCGTGTCGCGCGCCGACGGGGCGCCCATCATCTGCAAGGCGAGGAAGCGCTCCAGCGTCTGCTCGAACGCGCCGTCCAGGCTCTGCGCCACCGCCTCGATGGATGCGCGCGCCTGCGCGTGCGGCCAGGTCTCGTCGCGGACG
This genomic window from Chromobacterium violaceum ATCC 12472 contains:
- the bioH gene encoding pimeloyl-ACP methyl ester esterase BioH → MNLFVETLGQGPDVVMLHGWGLHGGVFARVAEQLATRFCVHLVDLPGHGASPALPRFDADAVADLLAAHFPLPAQVVGWSLGGLIAQHWAARHPDKVKSLALVATSPRFVRDETWPHAQARASIEAVAQSLDGAFEQTLERFLALQMMGAPSARDTLKALRGELFSHGRPQGLLPALGLLLEADARALAGRIQCPAALFYGARDAITPIGAGRWLAESLPDAVLYEFPQASHAPFLSHEQDFVRALAEHLETQA